The following are from one region of the Streptomyces fradiae genome:
- a CDS encoding glutaredoxin domain-containing protein, producing the protein MTRAWTLPTLFLLAGLLVATPVLLRGSLVEGGVLLVVFLVLAVVHSPLVFPRSLRAEEARRRSAEDGWPVVYWRPGCKYCIRLRFGLGRDARRVHWVDIWRDAEAAADVRAVNDGNETVPTVFVDGRPYVNPGPAWVRERLARRA; encoded by the coding sequence ATGACACGCGCCTGGACCCTGCCGACCCTGTTCCTGCTCGCCGGCCTGCTCGTGGCCACGCCCGTGCTGCTCCGGGGAAGTCTCGTCGAGGGCGGTGTCCTCCTCGTGGTGTTCCTGGTGCTCGCCGTGGTGCACTCACCGCTGGTGTTCCCGAGGTCGCTGCGCGCCGAGGAGGCGCGGCGGCGCAGCGCCGAGGACGGGTGGCCGGTCGTGTACTGGCGCCCGGGGTGCAAGTACTGCATCCGGCTGCGGTTCGGCCTCGGGCGGGACGCGCGGCGGGTGCACTGGGTCGACATCTGGCGCGACGCCGAGGCCGCGGCGGACGTGCGGGCGGTCAACGACGGCAACGAGACCGTGCCCACGGTCTTCGTCGACGGCCGCCCTTACGTCAACCCCGGCCCCGCCTGGGTGCGCGAGCGACTGGCCCGCCGCGCCTGA
- a CDS encoding chitinase: MSGHRIVHAVGAGLATLLAAVTALAAPAAAESAAPTRTTAGTVAAETCALKPKPTGKVLQGYWENWDGAANGVHPPFGWAPIDDPRFAAHGYNVINAAFPVIRSDGTVLWENGMDSTVKVPTPAEMCRAKAAGATVLMSIGGAAAGIDLSSRAVADRFIETIVPILKANNFDGIDIDIETGLVGSGSIGTLSASQANLIHIIDGVLARMPAGFGLTMAPETAYVTGGSIVYGSIWGAYLPIVKKYADNGRLWWLNMQYYNGSMYGCSGDSYAAGTVAGFVAQTDCLDRGLVIQGTTIRVPYDKQVPGLPAQPGAGGGYMTTSQVAQAWNHYSGKLKGLMTWSANWDGSKNWTFGDNVKSLQSR; encoded by the coding sequence ATGTCAGGCCACCGGATCGTCCATGCCGTCGGAGCGGGACTCGCCACCCTGCTCGCCGCCGTCACCGCGCTCGCGGCCCCCGCCGCGGCCGAGAGCGCCGCACCCACCAGGACCACCGCCGGCACCGTCGCCGCGGAGACCTGCGCACTCAAGCCGAAGCCCACCGGCAAGGTGCTCCAGGGCTACTGGGAGAACTGGGACGGCGCCGCCAACGGCGTCCACCCGCCCTTCGGCTGGGCGCCCATCGACGACCCCCGCTTCGCCGCGCACGGCTACAACGTCATCAACGCCGCCTTCCCGGTGATCCGTTCCGACGGCACGGTGCTCTGGGAGAACGGCATGGACAGCACCGTCAAGGTGCCCACCCCCGCCGAGATGTGCCGCGCGAAGGCCGCCGGCGCGACCGTCCTCATGTCGATCGGCGGCGCCGCCGCGGGCATCGACCTCAGCTCGCGCGCCGTCGCCGACCGCTTCATCGAGACCATCGTGCCGATCCTGAAGGCGAACAACTTCGACGGCATCGACATCGACATCGAGACCGGCCTCGTCGGCAGCGGCAGCATCGGCACCCTCTCCGCCTCGCAGGCCAACCTCATCCACATCATCGACGGCGTCCTCGCCCGGATGCCCGCCGGCTTCGGCCTCACCATGGCCCCCGAGACGGCGTACGTCACCGGCGGCAGCATCGTCTACGGCTCGATCTGGGGTGCCTATCTCCCGATCGTGAAGAAGTACGCCGACAACGGGCGCCTGTGGTGGCTCAACATGCAGTACTACAACGGCAGCATGTACGGCTGCTCCGGCGACTCCTACGCGGCCGGCACCGTCGCCGGATTCGTCGCCCAGACCGACTGCCTCGACCGGGGCCTGGTCATCCAGGGCACCACCATCCGCGTCCCGTACGACAAGCAGGTTCCCGGCCTCCCCGCCCAGCCCGGCGCCGGCGGCGGCTACATGACCACCTCCCAGGTCGCCCAGGCCTGGAACCACTACTCCGGCAAACTGAAGGGCCTGATGACCTGGTCCGCCAACTGGGACGGCTCGAAGAACTGGACCTTCGGCGACAACGTCAAGTCCCTCCAGTCCCGCTGA
- a CDS encoding class I SAM-dependent methyltransferase, whose product MSGPARAPDRPHPLFARFYAGVAGPALDKAGVTEHRRRLLAGLTGEVVEIGAGNGLNFAHYPPGVRRVLAVEPEPRLRALAEEAARTAPVPVDVAAGVAEDLAGVADASYDAAVACLTLCSVTDPHAALAELHRVLRPGGQLRFFEHVRAGTPGMRRVQRVLDATVWPLLAGGCHTGRDTLAAIEAAGFEPTSVDTFSFPETRIPSPAATHILGTAERRPA is encoded by the coding sequence ATGTCCGGACCGGCCCGAGCGCCCGACCGTCCGCACCCGCTGTTCGCCCGTTTCTACGCCGGGGTCGCTGGTCCCGCCCTCGACAAGGCCGGGGTCACCGAGCACCGCCGGCGGCTCCTCGCCGGGCTCACGGGCGAGGTCGTGGAGATCGGCGCCGGCAACGGTCTCAACTTCGCCCACTACCCGCCCGGCGTGCGCCGGGTCCTCGCCGTCGAACCGGAGCCGCGGCTGCGCGCCCTCGCCGAGGAGGCCGCCCGTACGGCCCCGGTGCCGGTGGACGTGGCGGCCGGGGTCGCCGAGGACCTGGCGGGGGTGGCGGACGCCTCGTACGACGCGGCCGTGGCGTGTCTGACGCTGTGCTCGGTGACCGATCCGCACGCCGCCCTTGCCGAGCTGCACCGCGTCCTGCGGCCCGGCGGGCAGCTGCGCTTCTTCGAGCATGTGCGCGCCGGGACCCCCGGGATGCGCCGGGTGCAGCGGGTGCTCGACGCCACCGTCTGGCCGCTGCTCGCGGGCGGCTGCCACACCGGGCGCGACACGCTGGCGGCGATCGAGGCGGCGGGGTTCGAGCCCACCTCGGTCGACACCTTCTCCTTCCCCGAGACCAGGATCCCCTCCCCCGCCGCGACCCACATCCTGGGCACGGCCGAGCGCCGCCCCGCCTGA
- a CDS encoding iron chaperone, protein MTDAKKAQRKATTPARRTERTDAAADGFTEEERSAMKERAKELRAASRGGSRASKAEKAAEAEAELLAKIAELPDEDRSLAERVHALVKAHAPALAPRLWYGMPAYAKDGKVLCFFQPASKFKARYATLGFNDVAALDEGVMWPTAFALTGLGPAVEDRIAALLKTAAR, encoded by the coding sequence ATGACGGACGCGAAGAAGGCACAGCGGAAGGCCACCACGCCCGCCCGGCGCACCGAGCGGACCGACGCCGCCGCCGACGGCTTCACCGAGGAGGAGCGCTCTGCGATGAAGGAGCGCGCGAAGGAGCTGCGGGCCGCATCGCGCGGCGGCTCCCGCGCGAGCAAGGCGGAGAAGGCGGCGGAGGCCGAGGCCGAGCTCCTGGCGAAGATCGCCGAGCTGCCGGACGAGGACCGCTCCCTCGCCGAACGGGTCCACGCGCTGGTCAAGGCCCATGCGCCCGCGCTCGCCCCGCGCCTCTGGTACGGGATGCCCGCCTACGCCAAGGACGGCAAGGTGCTGTGCTTCTTCCAGCCTGCGTCGAAGTTCAAGGCGCGCTACGCCACGCTCGGCTTCAACGACGTGGCGGCGCTGGACGAGGGCGTGATGTGGCCGACCGCGTTCGCGCTGACCGGGCTCGGGCCGGCGGTGGAGGACCGGATCGCCGCCCTCCTCAAGACCGCCGCCCGCTGA
- a CDS encoding putative quinol monooxygenase has protein sequence MSQPSQQPQTQPQLQPVRLHVHIATQPGRGRDQIEAYERLAPLVRAEDGCLQYDLHQVVGDADRFVLVEHWASREALAAHDLAPHMVAAAATNSVFRAGPAQVVEIAAEPLA, from the coding sequence ATGTCACAGCCTTCGCAGCAGCCCCAGACCCAGCCCCAGCTTCAGCCTGTACGCCTGCACGTCCACATCGCCACGCAGCCGGGCCGCGGCCGCGACCAGATCGAGGCCTACGAGCGCCTCGCCCCGCTCGTACGGGCGGAGGACGGCTGTCTGCAGTACGACCTCCACCAGGTGGTCGGCGACGCCGACCGCTTCGTGCTGGTCGAGCACTGGGCCTCGCGGGAGGCCCTGGCTGCGCACGACCTCGCCCCGCACATGGTCGCGGCCGCCGCGACCAACTCCGTCTTCCGGGCCGGACCCGCGCAGGTCGTCGAGATCGCCGCCGAACCTCTGGCCTGA
- a CDS encoding cytochrome P450, producing the protein MSEVVAFPQSRTCPYHPPTAYDPLREERPLSRVTFWDGREVWLVSGHRAARALLADQRLSTDSTRPDFPISVERTAVLRRRRRAALLGWDDPEHNTQRRMLIPSFAVRRIEGMRPRIQATVDRLIDAMEAAGPRAELVSAFALPVPSIVICDLLGVPYEDHDFFEEQSRRLLRGPTGADTENALALLENYLGELVDGKLRKPGEGVLDDLVARQRQDGRPDRAELIQLATILLVAGHETTANMISLGVFTLLRHPERLAELRADPALLPVAVEELLRFLSIADGMLRVAREDIEVDGTDGTDGAEGADRTDGDGRVVIRAGEGVVFSTSLINRDTAAYADPDTLDWDRSARHHLAFGYGIHQCLGQNLARAELEIALGTLLHRLPGLRLAAPVDEIPFKPGDTIQGMLELPVTW; encoded by the coding sequence ATGTCCGAAGTCGTGGCATTCCCCCAGAGCCGCACCTGCCCCTACCACCCGCCCACCGCCTACGATCCGCTGCGCGAGGAACGCCCGTTGTCCCGGGTCACGTTCTGGGACGGCCGGGAGGTGTGGCTCGTCTCCGGCCACCGGGCCGCCCGCGCGCTCCTCGCCGACCAGCGGCTGTCCACCGACTCCACGCGCCCGGACTTCCCGATCTCGGTCGAGCGTACGGCGGTGCTGCGCAGGCGGCGGCGCGCCGCGCTGCTCGGCTGGGACGACCCCGAGCACAACACCCAGCGGCGGATGCTGATCCCGAGCTTCGCCGTGCGCCGGATCGAGGGCATGCGGCCGCGCATCCAGGCCACCGTCGACCGGCTGATCGACGCAATGGAGGCGGCAGGTCCGCGGGCCGAGCTGGTGAGCGCGTTCGCGCTGCCGGTGCCGTCGATCGTGATCTGCGACCTGCTCGGGGTGCCGTACGAGGACCACGACTTCTTCGAGGAGCAGTCCCGGCGGCTGTTGCGCGGCCCGACGGGCGCCGACACCGAAAACGCCCTCGCCCTTCTGGAGAACTACCTCGGCGAGCTCGTCGACGGCAAGCTCCGCAAGCCGGGCGAGGGCGTGCTCGACGACCTGGTCGCCCGGCAGCGCCAGGACGGCAGGCCCGACCGGGCCGAGCTGATCCAGCTCGCGACGATCCTCCTTGTCGCCGGGCACGAGACCACGGCGAACATGATCTCCCTCGGCGTCTTCACCCTGCTCCGGCATCCCGAGCGCCTCGCGGAACTGCGCGCCGATCCCGCGCTGCTGCCCGTAGCCGTCGAGGAGTTGCTGCGCTTCCTGTCGATCGCGGACGGGATGCTGAGGGTCGCCCGCGAGGACATCGAGGTCGACGGGACCGATGGGACGGACGGCGCCGAGGGTGCCGACAGGACCGACGGCGACGGCAGGGTGGTGATCCGGGCCGGTGAGGGCGTGGTCTTCTCGACCTCCCTCATCAACCGCGATACCGCCGCCTACGCCGATCCGGACACCCTCGACTGGGACCGCTCGGCGCGCCACCACCTCGCCTTCGGCTACGGCATCCACCAGTGCCTCGGCCAGAACCTGGCCCGCGCGGAGCTGGAGATCGCGCTCGGCACGCTGCTGCACCGGCTGCCCGGGCTGCGGCTCGCCGCGCCGGTGGACGAGATCCCGTTCAAGCCGGGAGACACCATCCAGGGGATGCTCGAACTCCCCGTCACCTGGTGA
- a CDS encoding ferredoxin, with protein MHITIDTNVCIGAGQCALVSPDVFTQDDDGFGTVVPGRENTEPGPLVREAARACPVQAITVTEATTPA; from the coding sequence ATGCACATCACCATCGACACGAACGTCTGTATCGGCGCCGGCCAGTGCGCCCTCGTCTCCCCCGACGTCTTCACCCAGGACGACGACGGCTTCGGGACCGTCGTCCCCGGCCGGGAGAACACCGAGCCCGGACCACTCGTGCGCGAGGCCGCGCGCGCCTGTCCGGTGCAGGCGATCACGGTGACGGAGGCCACGACGCCTGCTTGA
- a CDS encoding M48 family metalloprotease → MTKDTPGRPTSAVTDTDTGTATATGTATATATGTGTRGAEPTARDCPDCGERIPVDPRFVTWCTACGWNVDPEDATPDEPEPDRVERLRRTLAHRYGEQLFADLAAAPGADGPAASRPTGGAALLATVLALAVHGLTVGLAVIGLWLLVDRWGEGLQPAVGGLLLALAFVLRPRFGRLRKGSELPHLERADAPRLFALIDEIGAGVGTRGVDLVVLDADVNAFVSAYGIRRRRVLVLGMPLWATLDPQERIALLGHELGHYAHGDTRHGFLVGSALGSLDTWRYMLARSEDGDSLSDTFINVLTAPPRWAVHGLSLLLDGATLRATQRAEYLADGAAARTAGRDAAVGLLQRLLVSRSADSALRREIIAARTRTGGRARREVQAEGLWQRVAAEVRTVPEREYERLRRVAELHGHRVDSTHPPTHLRIRNLARGDLRPPALVLDPDRAAALEAELAAPAQKVAALLLRDGGA, encoded by the coding sequence ATGACGAAGGACACGCCGGGCAGACCGACCAGCGCCGTTACGGATACGGATACGGGTACGGCCACGGCCACGGGCACAGCCACAGCCACCGCCACGGGCACGGGCACACGGGGCGCCGAGCCGACCGCGCGCGACTGCCCCGACTGCGGCGAACGGATCCCCGTCGACCCGCGCTTCGTCACCTGGTGCACCGCCTGCGGCTGGAACGTGGACCCCGAGGACGCCACGCCCGACGAGCCCGAGCCCGACCGCGTCGAACGGCTGCGCCGCACCCTCGCGCACCGGTACGGTGAGCAGCTCTTCGCCGACCTGGCCGCCGCCCCGGGCGCGGACGGGCCCGCCGCCTCCCGCCCCACCGGCGGCGCCGCCCTGCTGGCGACCGTCCTGGCTCTGGCCGTGCACGGCCTCACCGTGGGTCTGGCCGTCATCGGCCTGTGGCTGCTCGTCGACCGCTGGGGCGAGGGCCTCCAGCCCGCCGTCGGCGGACTGCTCCTCGCCCTCGCCTTCGTCCTTCGCCCCCGCTTCGGCCGACTCCGCAAGGGCTCCGAACTGCCCCATCTGGAACGCGCCGACGCGCCCCGGCTCTTCGCCCTCATCGACGAGATCGGGGCGGGCGTCGGTACCCGGGGCGTCGACCTCGTCGTCCTCGACGCGGACGTGAACGCCTTCGTCAGCGCGTACGGCATCCGCCGGCGCCGCGTCCTCGTACTGGGCATGCCGCTGTGGGCCACCCTGGACCCGCAGGAGCGGATCGCGCTGCTCGGCCACGAACTCGGGCACTACGCCCACGGCGACACCCGCCACGGTTTCCTCGTCGGCAGCGCCCTGGGATCGCTCGACACCTGGCGCTACATGCTCGCGCGGAGCGAGGACGGCGACTCCCTGTCGGACACCTTCATCAATGTGCTCACCGCCCCGCCGCGCTGGGCCGTGCACGGCCTGTCGCTGCTCCTGGACGGGGCGACCCTGCGCGCCACCCAGCGCGCCGAGTACCTCGCCGACGGCGCCGCCGCCCGTACCGCGGGCCGCGACGCCGCCGTCGGCCTCCTGCAGCGCCTGCTTGTCTCGCGGAGCGCCGACTCGGCGCTGCGACGCGAGATCATCGCCGCCCGCACCCGGACCGGCGGCCGGGCCCGGCGCGAGGTACAGGCCGAGGGGCTGTGGCAGCGCGTCGCCGCCGAGGTCCGGACCGTGCCGGAGCGCGAGTACGAGCGACTGCGCCGCGTCGCCGAACTCCACGGCCACCGTGTCGACTCCACCCACCCGCCCACGCACCTGCGCATCCGCAACCTCGCCCGCGGCGACTTGCGCCCGCCCGCACTCGTGCTCGACCCGGACCGCGCCGCGGCCCTGGAGGCCGAACTGGCGGCGCCGGCGCAGAAGGTCGCGGCCCTCCTCCTGCGCGACGGCGGCGCCTGA